A single genomic interval of Primulina huaijiensis isolate GDHJ02 chromosome 7, ASM1229523v2, whole genome shotgun sequence harbors:
- the LOC140980679 gene encoding sulfate transporter 3.1-like isoform X2, translating into MGNADNETQHRFEVGIPPPRPLLHSLKSSFKETFFPDDPFKQLKNQSISRKLILSLKYFVPILEWAPRYKFEFFKADFVAGITIASLAVPQGISYAGLASLPPVIGLYSSFVPPLIYAMLGSSRDLAVGTVAVPSLLMTSMLGKEVNPHENMKLYMQLVFTATFFAGVFQAALGFLRLGLVVDFVSHATIVGFMGGAATVVCLQQLKAILGLVHFTHQADLVSVMKSIFTQIHMWRWESGVLGSCFLFFLLTTRYFSRRKSVFFWINALAPLTSVILGSLLVYLTHAEKHGVEVIGKLKKGLNQESLSELAFGSQHLMAVIKTAVITGVVGLAEGITVGRSFATLKNYKVDGNKEMIAIGMMNIVGSCTSCYLTTGPFSRSAVNFNAGCKTAASNIVMATAVMLTMLFFTPLFHYTPLVVLSSIITASMIGLIDYNAARHLWRVDKFDFIVCLSAYTGVVFGSMLTGLITAVAISILRVLLFVARPRTSVMGSLPNSIIYRSIEQYPKANVVSGILILHINAPIYFANASYLRERILRWIDEQEDKLKYSERSNLDFVILDMSSVGSIDTSGISMLQETKNLFDQRCIKLVLANPGGEVMKMLDKSKFIDTIGQEWIYLTVGEAVNACNFLLQTSRPHEKAVESEATDNKV; encoded by the exons ATGGGAAACGCGGACAATGAAACACAGCATCGGTTTGAAGTGGGAATTCCCCCACCAAGACCCCTTCTCCATTCGCTAAAATCGTCATTCAAAGAGACCTTTTTCCCGGACGATCCCTTCAAGCAGCTCAAGAACCAGTCAATTTCAAGAAAACTCATACTGAGTTTGAAGTACTTTGTGCCCATACTCGAATGGGCACCACGTTACAAGTTTGAGTTCTTCAAAGCTGATTTCGTGGCAGGAATCACCATTGCTAGTCTTGCAGTGCCTCAGGGCATCAGTTATGCTGGTTTAGCGAGCTTACCTCCCGTGATTGGCCTCT ATTCAAGCTTTGTGCCGCCACTAATATATGCCATGTTGGGGAGTTCAAGGGATTTGGCAGTGGGGACTGTAGCGGTTCCGTCGCTGTTAATGACTTCAATGCTAGGGAAGGAAGTTAATCCTCATGAGAACATGAAGCTGTACATGCAGTTAGTATTCACAGCAACTTTCTTTGCTGGGGTTTTTCAAGCTGCTCTAGGCTTCCTAAG GCTTGGGTTAGTTGTGGACTTTGTGTCACATGCAACAATAGTGGGATTCATGGGTGGAGCAGCCACAGTTGTGTGCTTGCAGCAGTTGAAGGCCATTCTTGGGCTCGTCCACTTTACTCATCAAGCTGACCTTGTATCTGTCATGAAATCAATCTTTACCCAAATACACATG TGGAGGTGGGAAAGTGGAGTTCTTGGCTCTTGTTTCCTCTTCTTCCTTCTCACCACGAGATACTTT AGTAGGAGGAAATCAGTATTCTTTTGGATAAATGCTTTGGCACCTTTGACATCTGTTATCTTGGGAAGCCTTCTAGTTTATCTCACGCACGCGGAGAAACATGGAGTTGAAGTC ATTGGGAAGCTCAAAAAAGGGTTGAATCAAGAGTCATTGTCAGAATTGGCTTTTGGATCTCAACATCTTATGGCCGTGATTAAGACTGCAGTCATCACCGGTGTCGTCGGCCTTGCT GAAGGTATAACAGTTGGAAGAAGCTTCGCCACATTAAAGAACTACAAGGTAGATGGAAATAAAGAGATGATTGCCATCGGAATGATGAATATTGTAGGTTCATGCACCTCTTGCTACTTAACTACCG GACCGTTTTCAAGGTCAGCAGTAAATTTCAATGCAGGATGCAAGACTGCTGCTTCCAACATTGTTATGGCAACAGCAGTGATGCTAACCATGCTATTCTTCACTCCGTTATTCCACTACACACCCTTAGTGGTGCTTTCTTCCATAATAACGGCTTCAATGATCGGTCTTATTGACTACAATGCAGCTAGACACCTCTGGAGGGTCGACAAGTTTGACTTCATTGTGTGTCTGAGTGCTTACACAGGAGTGGTCTTTGGTAGTATGCTAACTGGGCTAATAACTGCG GTGGCAATATCGATCCTTCGAGTACTGCTGTTTGTTGCAAGGCCAAGGACTTCTGTCATGGGGAGCCTTCCTAATTCCATTATTTATAGAAGCATTGAACAGTACCCAAAGGCAAATGTTGTTTCAGGAATCCTCATCCTTCATATCAATGCTCCAATCTACTTTGCAAACGCCAGTTACCTAAGAGAAAG GATCTTAAGATGGATTGATGAACAGGAAGACAAGTTGAAGTATTCAGAAAGGAGTAACTTGGATTTTGTTATATTAGATATGAGTT CTGTTGGAAGCATCGATACAAGTGGAATTAGCATGCTTCAAGAAACCAAGAATCTCTTTGATCAAAGATGCATAAAG CTGGTCCTGGCCAATCCCGGAGGAGAAGTTATGAAGATGCTGGACAAATCAAAGTTCATTGACACAATTGGGCAGGAATGGATTTACCTGACTGTTGGAGAAGCAGTAAATGCTTGTAACTTTTTACTTCAAACAAGCAGGCCGCATGAAAAAGCAGTTGAAAGTGAAGCAACAGACAACAAAGTTTGA
- the LOC140980679 gene encoding sulfate transporter 3.1-like isoform X1, protein MGNADNETQHRFEVGIPPPRPLLHSLKSSFKETFFPDDPFKQLKNQSISRKLILSLKYFVPILEWAPRYKFEFFKADFVAGITIASLAVPQGISYAGLASLPPVIGLYSSFVPPLIYAMLGSSRDLAVGTVAVPSLLMTSMLGKEVNPHENMKLYMQLVFTATFFAGVFQAALGFLRLGLVVDFVSHATIVGFMGGAATVVCLQQLKAILGLVHFTHQADLVSVMKSIFTQIHMWRWESGVLGSCFLFFLLTTRYFSRRKSVFFWINALAPLTSVILGSLLVYLTHAEKHGVEVIGKLKKGLNQESLSELAFGSQHLMAVIKTAVITGVVGLAEGITVGRSFATLKNYKVDGNKEMIAIGMMNIVGSCTSCYLTTGPFSRSAVNFNAGCKTAASNIVMATAVMLTMLFFTPLFHYTPLVVLSSIITASMIGLIDYNAARHLWRVDKFDFIVCLSAYTGVVFGSMLTGLITAVAISILRVLLFVARPRTSVMGSLPNSIIYRSIEQYPKANVVSGILILHINAPIYFANASYLRERCLNFLLDHVTFMNAHHYLTYVHYVLRILRWIDEQEDKLKYSERSNLDFVILDMSSVGSIDTSGISMLQETKNLFDQRCIKLVLANPGGEVMKMLDKSKFIDTIGQEWIYLTVGEAVNACNFLLQTSRPHEKAVESEATDNKV, encoded by the exons ATGGGAAACGCGGACAATGAAACACAGCATCGGTTTGAAGTGGGAATTCCCCCACCAAGACCCCTTCTCCATTCGCTAAAATCGTCATTCAAAGAGACCTTTTTCCCGGACGATCCCTTCAAGCAGCTCAAGAACCAGTCAATTTCAAGAAAACTCATACTGAGTTTGAAGTACTTTGTGCCCATACTCGAATGGGCACCACGTTACAAGTTTGAGTTCTTCAAAGCTGATTTCGTGGCAGGAATCACCATTGCTAGTCTTGCAGTGCCTCAGGGCATCAGTTATGCTGGTTTAGCGAGCTTACCTCCCGTGATTGGCCTCT ATTCAAGCTTTGTGCCGCCACTAATATATGCCATGTTGGGGAGTTCAAGGGATTTGGCAGTGGGGACTGTAGCGGTTCCGTCGCTGTTAATGACTTCAATGCTAGGGAAGGAAGTTAATCCTCATGAGAACATGAAGCTGTACATGCAGTTAGTATTCACAGCAACTTTCTTTGCTGGGGTTTTTCAAGCTGCTCTAGGCTTCCTAAG GCTTGGGTTAGTTGTGGACTTTGTGTCACATGCAACAATAGTGGGATTCATGGGTGGAGCAGCCACAGTTGTGTGCTTGCAGCAGTTGAAGGCCATTCTTGGGCTCGTCCACTTTACTCATCAAGCTGACCTTGTATCTGTCATGAAATCAATCTTTACCCAAATACACATG TGGAGGTGGGAAAGTGGAGTTCTTGGCTCTTGTTTCCTCTTCTTCCTTCTCACCACGAGATACTTT AGTAGGAGGAAATCAGTATTCTTTTGGATAAATGCTTTGGCACCTTTGACATCTGTTATCTTGGGAAGCCTTCTAGTTTATCTCACGCACGCGGAGAAACATGGAGTTGAAGTC ATTGGGAAGCTCAAAAAAGGGTTGAATCAAGAGTCATTGTCAGAATTGGCTTTTGGATCTCAACATCTTATGGCCGTGATTAAGACTGCAGTCATCACCGGTGTCGTCGGCCTTGCT GAAGGTATAACAGTTGGAAGAAGCTTCGCCACATTAAAGAACTACAAGGTAGATGGAAATAAAGAGATGATTGCCATCGGAATGATGAATATTGTAGGTTCATGCACCTCTTGCTACTTAACTACCG GACCGTTTTCAAGGTCAGCAGTAAATTTCAATGCAGGATGCAAGACTGCTGCTTCCAACATTGTTATGGCAACAGCAGTGATGCTAACCATGCTATTCTTCACTCCGTTATTCCACTACACACCCTTAGTGGTGCTTTCTTCCATAATAACGGCTTCAATGATCGGTCTTATTGACTACAATGCAGCTAGACACCTCTGGAGGGTCGACAAGTTTGACTTCATTGTGTGTCTGAGTGCTTACACAGGAGTGGTCTTTGGTAGTATGCTAACTGGGCTAATAACTGCG GTGGCAATATCGATCCTTCGAGTACTGCTGTTTGTTGCAAGGCCAAGGACTTCTGTCATGGGGAGCCTTCCTAATTCCATTATTTATAGAAGCATTGAACAGTACCCAAAGGCAAATGTTGTTTCAGGAATCCTCATCCTTCATATCAATGCTCCAATCTACTTTGCAAACGCCAGTTACCTAAGAGAAAGGTGTCTAAACTTCTTGTTAGATCATGTTACATTTATGAATGCGCACCATTATCTCACATACGTTCATTATGTTCTTAGGATCTTAAGATGGATTGATGAACAGGAAGACAAGTTGAAGTATTCAGAAAGGAGTAACTTGGATTTTGTTATATTAGATATGAGTT CTGTTGGAAGCATCGATACAAGTGGAATTAGCATGCTTCAAGAAACCAAGAATCTCTTTGATCAAAGATGCATAAAG CTGGTCCTGGCCAATCCCGGAGGAGAAGTTATGAAGATGCTGGACAAATCAAAGTTCATTGACACAATTGGGCAGGAATGGATTTACCTGACTGTTGGAGAAGCAGTAAATGCTTGTAACTTTTTACTTCAAACAAGCAGGCCGCATGAAAAAGCAGTTGAAAGTGAAGCAACAGACAACAAAGTTTGA
- the LOC140980362 gene encoding protein IQ-DOMAIN 19-like, with product MGKTGKWIKNLLTGKKDKEKGSENPRNQKQLSANGGGNENRHTIPLPASHPTTLREKRRWSFRRSSATALGRHETNAVDNVATTIPPTMEADIKKRALAVATAAAADAAASAAKAAAVVIQLRAAASGRGSAPVEDAAAIKIQSCFRGFLAIKALNASKGLVKLQALVRGHLLRKQAAATLRCMQALVNVQARAQRLRMAADETKFIAQRQFNHRKSSQDAKFRTSNEDLDKSHEENIKILEMDFGGTKLTAKPSSSCSNHTPNHKPNEPRVSTPRASLKLQERPCQISPSPSAITETRPQACSNHFAEYSFETTQSSAQCHTPITCKPDQARLPFSYPRSECAEPFYNECSFYPNYMANTESSKAKLRCHSAPKQRPVETFERQPSRARRPSLERRNHVPKAVRMQRSSSQVVSKAQNYPNSYSVKLDKSNVSIKESECGSTCTIMSNATYSKCLMGIYDISN from the exons ATGGGGAAGACTGGCAAGTGGATAAAGAATTTATTGACGGGGAAGAAAGATAAGGAGAAAGGGAGTGAAAATCCAAGAAATCAAAAGCAACTTTCGGCCAACGGTGGTGGAAATGAGAATCGTCACACAATTCCTTTGCCGGCTTCGCATCCCACGACACTGAGGGAGAAGAGGCGGTGGAGCTTCCGCCGATCTTCAGCCACGGCGCTGGGGAGGCACGAGACGAATGCCGTGGACAATGTCGCCACCACCATCCCACCTACGATGGAAGCTGACATAAAGAAGCGTGCGTTGGCGGTGGCTACAGCGGCTGCCGCCGACGCAGCGGCGTCGGCGGCCAAGGCGGCTGCGGTTGTGATTCAGCTGCGGGCTGCAGCATCCGGTAGGGGAAGTGCTCCAGTTGAAGATGCTGCAGCAATAAAGATTCAGTCTTGCTTTAGAGGTTTTTTG gCAATAAAGGCTTTGAATGCATCAAAAGGTCTAGTGAAGTTGCAGGCATTGGTTAGGGGCCATTTGTTGAGAAAACAGGCAGCCGCTACCCTTAGGTGTATGCAGGCACTGGTCAATGTTCAAGCTCGAGCCCAACGACTTCGAATGGCCGCAGATGAAACAAAGTTCATTGCACAGAGGCAGTTTAATCACAGAAAATCATCGCAGGATGCCAAGTTTAGGACCTCTAATGAA GATTTAGATAAAAGCCATGAAGAAAACATCAAGATTTTGGAGATGGATTTCGGAGGCACCAAACTAACGGCCAAACCAAGTAGCAGCTGCTCAAACCACACACCAAACCACAAGCCTAATGAACCCCGAGTTTCCACGCCTCGTGCATCACTGAAGTTACAAGAACGGCCCTGCCAAATCTCACCATCACCATCAGCAATAACCGAAACCAGACCACAAGCCTGCAGCAACCATTTCGCAGAATACTCGTTCGAAACAACACAAAGCAGCGCTCAGTGCCACACTCCAATAACGTGCAAACCTGATCAAGCTAGGCTCCCTTTTTCCTACCCCAGATCAGAATGTGCCGAGCCTTTTTACAACGAATGCTCATTCTACCCAAATTATATGGCTAACACCGAGTCTTCCAAGGCCAAACTTCGATGCCACAGTGCCCCAAAGCAACGCCCTGTCGAGACATTTGAAAGGCAGCCGAGCAGGGCGAGAAGGCCGTCTTTGGAAAGAAGGAATCATGTCCCGAAAGCTGTTAGAATGCAAAGATCATCGTCTCAAGTTGTATCAAAGGCTCAAAACTATCCAAACTCCTATTCTGTGAAGCTCGATAAGTCAAACGTTTCAATAAAGGAAAGCGAATGTGGATCGACTTGTACTATCATGAGCAACGCTACATACAGCAAATGCCTCATGGGAATATACGACATAAGCAATTAA